One stretch of Methanobacteriaceae archaeon DNA includes these proteins:
- a CDS encoding methanogenesis marker 9 domain-containing protein: MVWDDAPSHVCRGGDKRALSFCCPPVKPCPILYALEDAGITPQDYIGIKEEFGKKTRLGEGEGTCFGSLVWCCKPSKPCPLRDMVMRRIDMSTDEFLELKKQLSEELVGKSDFLDEDGVKALADTFNVSEEEALKVLKECGNDIRTAMKVLRMKDAE, from the coding sequence ATGGTATGGGATGATGCACCATCACACGTTTGTAGAGGCGGTGACAAAAGGGCACTAAGTTTTTGCTGCCCTCCAGTGAAGCCGTGTCCCATTTTATATGCCCTGGAAGACGCGGGTATCACACCTCAAGATTATATCGGAATTAAAGAAGAATTTGGAAAGAAAACAAGGCTAGGAGAAGGTGAAGGGACCTGTTTCGGTTCACTGGTATGGTGTTGTAAGCCATCTAAGCCCTGTCCTTTAAGGGACATGGTCATGAGGCGTATTGACATGAGTACTGATGAGTTCTTGGAACTTAAAAAACAACTTTCTGAAGAACTAGTTGGAAAATCGGATTTTCTAGATGAAGACGGTGTGAAAGCACTAGCAGACACATTTAATGTTTCTGAAGAAGAAGCTTTGAAAGTACTTAAAGAATGTGGTAATGATATTAGGACTGCTATGAAAGTTCTTAGAATGAAAGATGCTGAATAA
- the atwA gene encoding methyl coenzyme M reductase system, component A2, producing MSFIVLENVTKTFNDVDVLKNLNITINEGSVLGILGRSGSGKSVLINMLRGMKDYKPDKGKIIYNVAICPDCLRVEPPSFDEKDCECGGKLHVESVDFWNCDRKFFAAIKRRISIMLQRTFALYEDDTVIDNVMKSIVGGEDEENTYFALELLEMTQMTHRITHIARDLSGGEKQRVVLARQMAKRPMLFLADEPTGTLDPKTAELLHEALVDGVKDKGITMVITSHWPEVMKKLSNHVIWLEKGEIIEEGAPDDVVAKFMAQVPLPEKGEEFEVGGPIIEMKQVKKHYYSIERGVVKAVDGIDLEVDQGEIFGVVGLSGAGKTTLSRILFGLTEPSSGEISVKLGENWIDMTQKGPLGRGRVMPYLGILHQEYSLYPHRNILGNLTEAISLELPAEFAKMKAAYVLKAVGFEEDYAMTILSKDPDELSGGERHRVALAQVLIKEPNIVILDEPTGTMDPITRVQVTDSIIKAREELNQTFLIISHDMEFVLDVCDRAALMRGGKILQIGNPKDIVEELTPHEKQSMLTEE from the coding sequence ATGTCTTTTATAGTGCTAGAAAACGTTACAAAAACGTTCAATGACGTCGATGTTTTAAAAAACTTAAACATAACCATAAATGAGGGCAGTGTCTTGGGTATTTTAGGTAGAAGTGGTTCAGGAAAATCAGTACTCATTAATATGCTCAGAGGAATGAAGGATTATAAACCGGATAAAGGAAAAATTATTTATAATGTTGCTATTTGTCCTGATTGCTTGAGGGTGGAACCTCCTTCATTTGATGAAAAGGATTGCGAGTGTGGTGGCAAGCTACATGTAGAAAGTGTTGATTTTTGGAACTGCGATAGAAAATTCTTTGCAGCAATCAAAAGGCGAATATCTATTATGCTCCAGAGGACTTTTGCACTTTATGAAGATGATACTGTTATTGATAATGTAATGAAGTCAATAGTTGGTGGAGAGGATGAAGAAAATACTTATTTCGCCTTAGAATTATTGGAAATGACTCAGATGACTCATCGAATCACTCATATTGCTCGTGATTTGAGTGGTGGGGAAAAACAAAGAGTAGTTCTTGCAAGACAAATGGCCAAAAGACCCATGTTATTTTTGGCGGATGAACCTACTGGAACATTGGATCCTAAAACTGCGGAATTACTGCACGAAGCTCTAGTAGATGGTGTAAAAGATAAGGGAATTACTATGGTTATCACTTCGCATTGGCCAGAAGTAATGAAAAAACTTTCTAATCATGTAATTTGGCTTGAAAAAGGTGAAATTATTGAAGAAGGTGCTCCTGATGATGTGGTGGCTAAATTCATGGCCCAAGTTCCCCTTCCTGAGAAAGGAGAGGAATTTGAAGTAGGCGGACCTATAATTGAGATGAAACAAGTCAAAAAACACTATTATTCCATTGAACGGGGAGTAGTAAAAGCAGTGGATGGTATTGATCTCGAGGTTGATCAAGGGGAGATATTTGGTGTAGTGGGTCTTAGTGGGGCTGGAAAAACAACATTATCTCGAATTCTTTTTGGATTAACCGAGCCCAGCAGTGGGGAAATATCTGTTAAACTTGGTGAAAATTGGATTGATATGACTCAAAAAGGCCCATTAGGCAGAGGCAGGGTTATGCCTTATTTGGGAATCCTTCATCAGGAATACAGTCTTTACCCTCACCGTAATATTTTAGGAAATCTTACCGAAGCAATTAGTTTAGAATTGCCTGCGGAGTTCGCGAAAATGAAAGCTGCCTATGTACTAAAAGCCGTGGGATTCGAAGAAGATTATGCAATGACTATCTTAAGCAAAGATCCAGATGAATTAAGTGGTGGGGAGAGGCACAGAGTTGCTTTGGCCCAAGTTTTAATTAAAGAACCTAATATTGTCATTCTGGATGAACCAACAGGCACTATGGATCCTATTACTCGTGTTCAGGTTACAGATTCTATTATTAAGGCCCGTGAAGAGCTTAATCAAACATTTTTAATTATTTCCCACGATATGGAATTTGTTTTAGATGTTTGTGACCGGGCCGCTTTGATGCGAGGCGGAAAAATACTCCAAATTGGTAATCCTAAAGATATTGTTGAAGAATTAACACCTCATGAAAAACAGAGTATGCTTACTGAGGAATAA
- a CDS encoding tRNA-dihydrouridine synthase — MAGITDAKFCLKLIPFGFDMVTLGGYNIDSPTITAGEKILQRGRPEFSINEEDYFEVIYNQAKEIKENWNGLVSVNLRSTTPDPIIEISRIKEVDVVEINAHCRQSEITEIGCGQAMLQDLEFLEEFSAEVVKKSSAKVSLKFRANVINLDNLAIVKAVESAGCDFIHIDAMKPGFDYADLDIIHEISQNIETFLVGNNSIIDVDSAKKMLSAGANGISIARAAMGGRINFDLSKI, encoded by the coding sequence ATGGCAGGAATAACTGATGCAAAATTCTGCCTTAAATTAATTCCTTTCGGTTTTGATATGGTTACCCTAGGTGGATACAATATTGACTCGCCCACTATCACTGCTGGTGAAAAAATTCTTCAAAGAGGAAGGCCAGAATTTTCAATAAATGAAGAAGATTATTTTGAGGTAATTTATAATCAGGCCAAGGAGATTAAGGAAAATTGGAATGGATTAGTTTCTGTAAACTTGCGTTCTACTACTCCAGATCCGATTATCGAGATTTCAAGAATTAAAGAAGTTGATGTGGTCGAAATAAATGCGCATTGTCGTCAAAGTGAAATTACAGAAATAGGATGTGGCCAGGCCATGCTGCAAGATTTGGAATTTTTAGAAGAATTTTCTGCAGAAGTAGTAAAAAAGTCTTCAGCAAAGGTTTCGCTTAAATTCAGAGCTAATGTTATAAATTTAGATAATTTAGCAATAGTTAAGGCTGTCGAATCGGCCGGATGTGATTTTATCCATATTGATGCCATGAAGCCAGGATTTGACTATGCTGACTTGGACATTATTCATGAAATAAGTCAGAATATTGAGACATTTCTAGTAGGCAATAACTCCATTATAGATGTCGATTCTGCCAAAAAAATGTTATCTGCGGGGGCCAATGGTATATCTATTGCCCGAGCAGCTATGGGTGGCCGAATTAATTTTGATTTATCCAAAATTTAA
- a CDS encoding GTP cyclohydrolase IIa, producing the protein MIQMTLIQIDNYGPWTVTPTPRAEADLQILQSELYADLQRQFAAKQGLVFFTRFDNMLAITNNVDVEDHLRIQKSIGNRYPVTISMGVGAAETPYDAQRNATQALQNHGGAQSEERKEILAIDGLVNKEDSFVQIAHIDINGITDSLTDIIPAYDTSFIVNRVQHFLMKKLIEKGSLLFFIGGDNFMSPCNGLEPEGLLTIIKEIEDEINVALKAGVGKAPNAEKAANLADLALEEIRSGFTDLVHVMKE; encoded by the coding sequence ATGATACAAATGACTCTAATTCAAATTGACAACTACGGCCCTTGGACAGTTACTCCAACTCCAAGAGCCGAGGCAGATCTTCAGATTTTACAATCAGAACTATATGCTGATTTGCAAAGACAGTTTGCTGCTAAGCAAGGGCTGGTTTTTTTCACCCGCTTTGACAACATGCTGGCCATAACCAATAATGTGGATGTAGAGGACCATCTGCGCATACAAAAATCTATTGGTAATCGATATCCCGTAACCATTAGTATGGGTGTTGGTGCAGCAGAAACTCCTTATGATGCTCAGCGAAATGCCACACAAGCTCTTCAAAATCATGGCGGGGCTCAATCGGAAGAGCGAAAAGAAATTCTAGCTATTGATGGCTTGGTTAATAAAGAAGATAGCTTTGTTCAAATAGCTCACATAGATATTAATGGAATCACAGATTCCTTAACAGATATTATTCCTGCTTATGACACTTCATTTATCGTTAATAGGGTTCAGCACTTTTTAATGAAGAAATTAATTGAAAAAGGATCACTTCTCTTCTTCATTGGTGGAGACAACTTCATGTCACCTTGTAATGGACTGGAACCAGAAGGACTACTGACCATAATTAAAGAAATCGAAGATGAAATAAATGTTGCCCTAAAAGCAGGCGTTGGAAAAGCCCCTAATGCTGAAAAAGCAGCTAATTTGGCGGATTTAGCTCTAGAAGAGATTAGAAGTGGTTTTACAGACTTGGTTCATGTAATGAAGGAGTAA